In Solibacillus isronensis, the following are encoded in one genomic region:
- a CDS encoding glycerophosphodiester phosphodiesterase — MSKKLLVGTGMALSLLLSPFSQSFAEEPTVGERKQVSNVAHRGATAYAPENTIAAFDLAVDMKADYIEIDVQRSKDGELVLIHDTTVDRTTDGTGKVGDLTFKQLRSLDAGSWKGEQFTGEPIPTFEEVLDLYRGKVGILIELKAPELYPGIEEQVAAALIERNLDKPQNEKIIIQSFNFESIKKMDQLLPQVPIGVLTSNRADTTLEALQEFSTYSDWFNPSYGIVTEELVNQVHSLGMQIGSWTVRSQEAADFLFEMGVDAIISDYPDYVDPRN, encoded by the coding sequence ATGAGCAAAAAATTATTAGTGGGAACAGGTATGGCCTTATCGTTATTATTAAGCCCATTCAGTCAATCATTTGCAGAAGAACCAACAGTAGGTGAAAGAAAACAAGTGAGTAATGTAGCACACCGTGGTGCAACAGCTTATGCACCTGAAAATACGATTGCCGCTTTTGATCTAGCAGTTGATATGAAAGCCGATTATATTGAAATCGATGTTCAACGAAGTAAAGATGGTGAATTAGTATTGATTCATGATACAACGGTAGATCGTACAACAGATGGAACGGGAAAAGTTGGAGATTTAACATTTAAACAGCTTAGAAGTCTTGATGCAGGTAGTTGGAAAGGGGAACAATTTACAGGAGAACCAATCCCAACATTTGAAGAAGTTCTAGATCTTTACCGTGGAAAAGTTGGAATTTTAATAGAATTAAAGGCCCCAGAGCTTTACCCTGGTATTGAAGAACAAGTAGCAGCAGCATTAATAGAACGAAATCTCGATAAACCACAAAATGAAAAAATCATTATTCAATCTTTTAACTTTGAATCAATAAAAAAAATGGATCAGCTTCTTCCTCAAGTTCCAATCGGTGTATTAACTTCTAACCGAGCAGATACAACATTAGAAGCTTTACAGGAATTTTCAACTTATTCGGATTGGTTTAACCCAAGTTATGGAATTGTGACGGAAGAATTAGTGAATCAAGTTCACTCTCTTGGAATGCAAATTGGTTCATGGACGGTTCGTAGTCAAGAAGCAGCAGACTTCCTATTTGAAATGGGCGTTGACGCAATCATTTCTGATTATCCGGATTATGTAGATCCTAGAAACTAA
- a CDS encoding zf-HC2 domain-containing protein, giving the protein MNKECPIIQDLLPLYEEDLLQLGTKQFVEEHLKSCQECRQIAEQSQIPLPVEVEQGGGSKKMIRKITLKLTTIQIFFVAIAFILAMGTTVMNNNSGFILTYALLGAVTYMFYRSILIAVLLAGVPNFIWNCLLYMTDWFGLFYANSSSEAFFIALTAVIVHLIFTFIGIAIGFCILKIREEN; this is encoded by the coding sequence ATGAATAAGGAATGTCCGATTATACAAGACCTTTTACCTTTATATGAGGAAGATTTGCTTCAGCTAGGGACAAAACAATTTGTCGAAGAACACTTGAAAAGTTGCCAAGAATGCCGCCAGATTGCAGAACAATCTCAAATTCCGCTACCTGTGGAAGTAGAACAGGGTGGTGGCTCTAAAAAAATGATTCGGAAAATCACGCTGAAGCTGACAACGATACAGATTTTCTTTGTTGCGATTGCCTTTATATTGGCGATGGGGACGACCGTGATGAATAACAATAGTGGATTTATCCTGACCTATGCCTTATTGGGCGCAGTTACGTATATGTTTTACCGTTCAATTCTTATTGCCGTTCTGCTTGCAGGGGTACCGAATTTCATTTGGAACTGTCTGTTGTATATGACGGACTGGTTCGGATTATTTTATGCAAACAGTTCTTCGGAAGCTTTTTTCATCGCACTCACAGCCGTGATTGTCCATTTAATATTTACTTTTATCGGCATTGCGATCGGCTTTTGCATTCTTAAAATAAGAGAGGAAAATTAA
- a CDS encoding GGDEF domain-containing protein, which yields MATGIVLLFNIIRYFYYHQYLALPFYWTFFVLTALFLSIAWWAGKQFDKVKYLSERDPLTGAYNRRTVEEHFHKAAKISDIKKQSLGVIMLDLNKFKEVNDVFGHQKGDELLMQVTTALDTFVGKHDLVARWGGDEFVVVVDNLNEDTADNYVKELQQAITLKNAGNFPNVEASVGYAIYPQHGKSFQKLVQEADAYMYRDKKEH from the coding sequence TTGGCAACAGGAATCGTTCTCTTATTTAATATAATCCGTTATTTCTACTATCATCAGTATTTAGCTTTGCCCTTTTATTGGACATTTTTTGTTTTAACAGCCCTTTTCCTCAGTATCGCATGGTGGGCCGGCAAGCAATTTGATAAGGTCAAATACCTGTCAGAAAGAGATCCGTTAACCGGTGCCTATAACCGCCGTACAGTAGAAGAGCACTTTCACAAGGCTGCTAAAATAAGCGATATAAAAAAACAATCATTAGGGGTCATCATGCTCGATTTAAATAAATTTAAAGAAGTAAACGACGTATTCGGTCATCAAAAAGGCGATGAACTGCTCATGCAAGTTACCACAGCATTGGATACATTTGTCGGGAAACATGATTTAGTTGCAAGATGGGGCGGCGATGAATTCGTCGTTGTCGTAGACAATCTGAATGAAGATACAGCTGACAACTATGTAAAAGAACTCCAGCAAGCAATCACACTGAAAAATGCCGGAAACTTCCCAAATGTCGAGGCTTCTGTCGGATATGCGATTTACCCTCAGCATGGAAAGAGTTTTCAGAAGCTTGTCCAAGAGGCGGATGCTTATATGTATAGGGATAAGAAGGAACATTGA
- a CDS encoding NAD(P)-dependent alcohol dehydrogenase: protein MKIKAAVTPKTGQPFEISDVELPEIGTKEVIIKVVASGICHTDVSGRDTGMVNPPSVLGHEGAGIIEEVGSEVTELQKGDHVVVSFASCGECDNCIANHPAHCRNYAELNLNSHIDQDTNTLVSRFFGQSSFATYSLVNERNVVKIDKDMDLALAAPLGCGLQTGASTVLKVLKPEAGSSVAVFGVGAVGLSGIMAAKIAGCENIIAVDLHDNRLELAKELGATATINSRNVNVAEKINEITGKGVQHVLDTTGVDMVVEQAILSLDAFGKIATVVTDFSLNIPLEILALKGGSIVGTSQGDAIPQKFIPELISYYKKGQFPFDRMVKFYDFEQINKAFEESENGSVIKPVLKMK, encoded by the coding sequence ATGAAAATAAAAGCTGCAGTAACTCCTAAAACGGGACAACCTTTTGAAATCAGTGATGTTGAATTGCCTGAAATAGGTACAAAAGAAGTAATCATAAAAGTAGTAGCATCTGGGATTTGCCATACTGATGTTTCCGGGAGAGACACGGGTATGGTCAATCCACCCTCCGTTCTTGGTCATGAAGGCGCTGGAATTATTGAAGAGGTGGGGTCTGAAGTAACGGAACTGCAAAAAGGAGACCATGTGGTTGTCTCATTTGCAAGTTGCGGAGAATGCGATAATTGTATAGCGAATCACCCTGCACATTGCAGAAATTATGCCGAACTTAATTTAAATAGTCATATTGATCAAGATACGAATACATTGGTGTCCAGATTCTTTGGACAATCTTCATTCGCGACATACTCACTCGTCAATGAAAGGAATGTCGTGAAAATTGACAAGGATATGGACTTGGCATTGGCGGCTCCTTTAGGCTGTGGGTTACAAACAGGCGCTAGTACTGTTTTAAAAGTACTTAAGCCTGAAGCAGGTAGTTCTGTTGCGGTATTTGGTGTTGGGGCCGTTGGATTAAGTGGAATAATGGCTGCTAAAATTGCGGGCTGCGAAAATATTATCGCAGTTGATCTCCATGATAATCGCTTAGAACTTGCGAAAGAGTTAGGTGCAACAGCTACTATTAATAGTCGCAATGTAAATGTTGCGGAAAAAATCAACGAAATTACAGGTAAGGGTGTTCAGCATGTACTTGATACGACTGGAGTAGATATGGTAGTTGAACAAGCAATCCTATCATTAGATGCTTTTGGAAAAATAGCTACTGTTGTTACTGATTTTAGCCTTAATATACCTTTGGAAATCTTGGCACTAAAAGGCGGCAGCATTGTAGGAACGAGTCAAGGTGATGCAATTCCACAAAAATTTATCCCGGAATTGATTTCATACTATAAAAAAGGACAATTTCCATTTGATCGAATGGTAAAATTTTATGATTTTGAACAAATCAATAAGGCATTTGAAGAATCAGAAAATGGTTCAGTTATTAAGCCTGTTTTAAAAATGAAGTAA
- a CDS encoding AbaSI family restriction endonuclease: MKKYNFIKKQLSKTNKKNDENYVVSRIWHLLNNTEVKMITQQYIVRDVKTKTYALADIYFPQINMIIEIDEPYHLTEEMVLSDSMRQHDIVQAIECEIIRIKVINDLQEMNERIDSVVLHIRQRFETMDYKVWDVEQEYNPMTYVHRGYMDATEHIAFKTVKDCCNCFGAGYKGLQGSGAKHKFQEAIDIKTLKFYPNASWDNELNADEQFFTEYHTDLEFNTAYMKKRLYELRQEIALFAHVRSEFGGFEYVFKGWYKVNQKRTLELGKVCYERVSTIMPTYFEGNQEPFEKVAKAIYNNQEIAFFYDKEELHRFQEKYKKAEITYELI; this comes from the coding sequence ATGAAAAAATACAACTTTATTAAAAAACAATTATCCAAAACAAATAAGAAGAATGACGAAAACTATGTGGTATCACGGATTTGGCATTTGCTGAATAATACGGAAGTGAAAATGATTACTCAGCAATATATCGTCCGGGACGTAAAAACAAAAACCTACGCGCTAGCAGATATCTATTTTCCACAAATCAATATGATTATTGAAATTGATGAGCCCTATCATTTAACAGAAGAAATGGTACTGAGTGATTCTATGCGTCAACACGATATCGTACAAGCGATTGAATGTGAGATCATTCGTATAAAAGTTATCAATGATTTGCAGGAAATGAATGAAAGAATCGACTCAGTAGTTTTACATATTCGCCAACGGTTTGAAACAATGGATTATAAGGTATGGGATGTTGAACAGGAGTATAATCCAATGACTTACGTACATAGAGGATACATGGATGCAACGGAGCACATTGCCTTCAAAACGGTAAAAGATTGCTGTAACTGTTTTGGAGCGGGGTATAAAGGATTGCAAGGAAGTGGGGCCAAACATAAGTTTCAGGAGGCCATCGATATTAAAACGTTAAAATTTTATCCGAATGCCAGTTGGGATAATGAACTAAACGCGGACGAACAATTCTTCACAGAGTATCATACCGACTTAGAATTTAATACAGCTTATATGAAGAAACGACTGTATGAGCTAAGACAAGAAATTGCGTTATTTGCTCATGTCCGAAGTGAATTTGGTGGGTTTGAATATGTATTTAAAGGGTGGTACAAAGTGAATCAGAAGCGAACGCTGGAGTTAGGGAAGGTTTGCTACGAGCGTGTATCAACTATAATGCCGACGTATTTTGAAGGGAATCAAGAGCCGTTTGAGAAAGTGGCAAAAGCCATCTACAATAACCAGGAAATTGCATTTTTCTATGACAAGGAAGAGCTTCATCGCTTTCAGGAGAAGTACAAGAAGGCGGAAATTACATACGAATTAATATAA
- a CDS encoding RNA polymerase sigma factor, which yields MNKLEEQYEQIHPKLYAFFLSKTGNRMTAQDLCHDTFYEACKSIGSFNGHSTLSTWIFAIAGNLLKKYYRKNKYQQSLMQKLAAIPETEMQSIEELAELNEDTRTLLHHISKLDDASREIVLLRIYGELSFAEIGVLIGKSENYARVTFHRLKLKIQKLMEVTL from the coding sequence ATGAACAAGCTAGAGGAACAATATGAACAAATTCATCCAAAACTCTATGCGTTTTTTTTATCCAAGACAGGAAATCGGATGACTGCTCAAGATCTTTGCCACGATACCTTTTATGAGGCCTGTAAAAGCATTGGCTCCTTTAATGGACATTCCACCTTGTCGACATGGATATTCGCAATTGCGGGGAATTTGTTAAAAAAATATTACCGGAAAAACAAGTATCAGCAAAGCTTAATGCAAAAACTCGCAGCGATTCCGGAAACTGAAATGCAATCAATAGAAGAGTTGGCAGAACTCAATGAAGACACGAGAACACTTTTACATCATATTTCAAAATTAGATGATGCCTCAAGGGAAATTGTATTGCTGCGTATATACGGAGAACTGAGCTTTGCAGAAATTGGTGTCTTAATTGGTAAATCGGAGAACTATGCGCGGGTGACATTTCACCGGCTGAAATTAAAGATTCAAAAATTAATGGAGGTGACTTTATGA
- a CDS encoding DUF421 domain-containing protein, which yields MFSITLESFIRIITVGILAYVGLVFFLLISGKRSLTQLNAFDLVVTVAIGSVLSTILLSKDVSLLEGLLAFVLLILLQFLLTFTSVRWKKFNKLIKSEPSLLYLNGSFLRETMKKERISEGDILQSVRNDGIGDLKEVKAIVLENDGSLSVINGELGNTLANVSLTRES from the coding sequence ATGTTCTCGATAACATTGGAAAGTTTTATTCGAATTATCACGGTTGGCATTCTTGCTTATGTTGGTCTAGTCTTCTTTCTACTGATTTCCGGGAAACGGTCATTAACCCAATTAAATGCTTTCGATTTAGTGGTAACAGTAGCCATTGGTTCTGTACTCTCTACAATTTTATTGAGTAAAGATGTGAGCTTGCTAGAGGGACTGTTAGCATTTGTCCTGTTGATTTTATTGCAATTCTTATTGACCTTCACATCTGTACGGTGGAAAAAATTCAATAAACTCATTAAGTCAGAGCCGAGCTTGCTCTATTTGAACGGTTCCTTTCTTAGAGAAACGATGAAAAAGGAAAGAATTAGCGAGGGCGATATACTCCAGTCTGTACGAAACGATGGAATTGGAGACTTAAAGGAAGTGAAAGCCATCGTTCTTGAAAACGATGGCAGCTTATCAGTTATTAATGGAGAACTGGGAAATACCTTGGCTAATGTAAGTTTAACTAGAGAAAGCTAA
- the uvsE gene encoding UV DNA damage repair endonuclease UvsE: MTIVRLGYVAMSMELKNASPSQTMTFTQFQKIKDREAAIRKLERIALKNLENTFRLLKHNVFNEIHFYRLTSRLIPLANHEELPDWNYIKPLLEKLAEIGEYATKHNIRIDFHPDHFVVLNSPKTEVVKNSIKTLKMHYLLLKGMKIDPTHRCVLHVGGNYKETENSLEQFVDNWMDVPRAIQKMIILENDDTSFTVDDTLYLCEKLDIPLVFDYHHHLAHHYNEKWNDKWDRIVATWKDSSLPIKMHISSPKSEKEFRHHSDYVDVEMFFRFLNEIKGTVPEIHCMIEAKKKDEALFHLMEEIKLREDVEIIDGSSFYLK; encoded by the coding sequence ATGACGATTGTACGATTAGGATATGTTGCGATGAGTATGGAGCTGAAAAATGCTTCTCCCTCTCAAACGATGACGTTTACACAGTTTCAAAAAATTAAGGATCGGGAAGCGGCCATACGAAAATTAGAGCGGATTGCACTGAAAAATTTAGAAAATACATTTAGGTTATTAAAACATAATGTCTTTAATGAAATTCATTTCTATCGGTTAACCTCTCGATTGATTCCTCTAGCTAACCATGAAGAACTGCCTGATTGGAATTATATAAAACCCTTATTAGAGAAGTTAGCTGAAATTGGTGAGTATGCAACAAAACATAATATACGAATTGACTTTCATCCAGACCATTTTGTCGTTTTGAATTCACCTAAAACAGAAGTAGTCAAAAACTCTATAAAAACGTTAAAAATGCATTATTTATTGTTAAAGGGAATGAAAATAGATCCGACACACCGATGTGTTCTTCATGTTGGTGGGAACTATAAAGAAACCGAGAATTCCCTGGAGCAATTCGTTGATAATTGGATGGATGTTCCAAGAGCCATTCAAAAGATGATTATCCTTGAAAATGATGATACTTCTTTTACAGTTGATGATACGCTCTATTTGTGTGAAAAATTAGATATACCTCTTGTATTTGATTATCATCACCATCTCGCTCATCATTACAATGAAAAATGGAATGATAAGTGGGACCGAATTGTCGCTACTTGGAAGGATTCCTCGTTGCCAATAAAAATGCATATTTCAAGTCCTAAAAGCGAGAAAGAATTCCGCCATCATTCCGATTATGTGGACGTAGAAATGTTTTTCAGATTTTTAAATGAAATCAAAGGAACAGTACCGGAAATACATTGTATGATTGAGGCAAAAAAGAAAGATGAAGCGTTATTTCATTTGATGGAGGAAATAAAACTTCGTGAAGATGTAGAAATCATTGATGGTTCATCTTTTTATTTAAAGTGA
- a CDS encoding polysaccharide deacetylase family protein — translation MKERIIKWLLVTGFVFCFSITAIMSVYAADGARQLLKADLQENAEQDLSDLKAETENSEQDPEQPVDLRILQQRYPEIFFIQGPTDQKRIALTFDDGPDPRFSNDVLDVLKQYNVPATFFVLGSKAVANPEIVKRMQNEGHVIGNHTYAHPNLVEEADLGTLEREVTKTEDALNEIIGYRTKLFRPPYGFLYNELVEKLGNMNDYVIAWDVDSLDWQEDPPEIIASRVVDNIHPGAIILMHDGAESSGDRTNTILSLQQIIPKLQEQGYEFVTVPDLLSIPFEK, via the coding sequence ATGAAAGAACGAATAATCAAGTGGTTGTTGGTTACGGGGTTTGTATTTTGTTTTTCTATAACAGCTATCATGAGCGTTTATGCAGCAGATGGCGCAAGGCAATTGTTGAAAGCTGACTTACAGGAAAATGCGGAACAAGACTTATCTGACCTTAAAGCAGAAACGGAAAATTCCGAGCAGGATCCTGAGCAGCCTGTTGACCTAAGAATTTTACAACAACGGTATCCAGAAATATTTTTCATACAAGGTCCTACAGATCAAAAACGAATTGCTTTAACTTTTGATGATGGTCCTGATCCTCGATTTTCAAATGACGTATTAGATGTATTAAAACAGTACAATGTCCCAGCAACATTCTTCGTATTAGGTTCAAAAGCCGTCGCTAACCCTGAGATTGTCAAGCGAATGCAAAACGAGGGTCATGTAATCGGAAATCATACCTACGCCCACCCTAACCTTGTCGAGGAAGCTGACCTCGGAACGCTTGAGAGGGAAGTAACGAAAACGGAAGATGCCCTTAACGAAATTATTGGTTACCGGACAAAATTATTTAGACCACCTTATGGCTTCCTATACAATGAATTAGTCGAAAAGCTTGGGAACATGAACGATTACGTAATTGCCTGGGATGTTGATTCATTGGATTGGCAGGAAGATCCGCCAGAAATAATTGCATCGAGAGTAGTAGACAACATTCATCCAGGCGCGATTATTCTCATGCATGATGGTGCAGAATCGTCTGGGGATCGAACGAATACAATCTTATCACTGCAACAAATTATTCCAAAACTGCAAGAACAAGGATATGAATTTGTCACAGTTCCAGATTTGTTGAGTATTCCTTTTGAGAAATAA
- a CDS encoding SDR family NAD(P)-dependent oxidoreductase, producing MKLKDKVVIITGGAGGIGAGMGRAMVKEGAIVVAVDLNPEAGANVLADLQQHSPQSSFIEFDLTKHDQLKNVVEQVVEKYGRLDVLVNNAHASKQVPFLETTPEHLALSMDTGFYPTWYLMQAAIPHLKKTRGNIINFASGAGLKGHKTQAAYAAAKEAIRGITRVVANEFGADGVTANLISPIANSEGVQAWAKAQPEYYEGVLAGIPMGKFGDPEQDIGRAAVFLASEDSKYITGQTLMVDGGSIMLH from the coding sequence TTGAAATTAAAAGACAAGGTAGTGATCATTACAGGTGGTGCTGGCGGTATTGGCGCTGGTATGGGGCGTGCAATGGTAAAAGAGGGCGCCATTGTTGTGGCAGTTGATCTTAATCCGGAAGCAGGCGCAAACGTATTAGCGGATTTACAGCAACACTCACCACAATCTAGCTTTATTGAATTTGATTTAACTAAGCATGATCAACTAAAAAATGTCGTGGAACAGGTTGTCGAGAAATATGGCCGTTTAGATGTGTTGGTAAATAATGCACATGCTTCTAAACAGGTACCATTCCTTGAAACAACACCAGAACATTTGGCATTGTCAATGGATACAGGCTTCTATCCTACATGGTATTTAATGCAGGCGGCTATTCCACATTTAAAGAAAACACGCGGCAATATTATTAACTTTGCTTCAGGTGCCGGGTTAAAAGGGCATAAAACACAAGCTGCCTATGCCGCAGCGAAAGAAGCGATTCGCGGGATTACGCGTGTTGTAGCAAATGAATTTGGTGCGGATGGTGTTACAGCGAACCTGATTTCACCAATCGCTAATTCAGAGGGTGTACAAGCATGGGCGAAAGCACAGCCGGAATATTATGAAGGTGTACTTGCAGGTATTCCGATGGGTAAATTCGGTGATCCGGAACAAGATATCGGACGCGCTGCTGTCTTTTTAGCTTCGGAAGACTCTAAATATATAACAGGTCAAACATTGATGGTTGATGGCGGCTCGATTATGCTTCATTAA